From Spirosoma aerolatum, one genomic window encodes:
- the gnd gene encoding phosphogluconate dehydrogenase (NAD(+)-dependent, decarboxylating) has product MHIGFIGLGKMGYNLVSNLVGHGHTVVGYDINEALVEAVKQEGAQGANSLQDMYNALPEKRVLWLMIPAGSLIDKVIEQLLQVMNPGDVVIDGGNSHYKDSIRRHDYLKQKGIGFLDCGTSGGMSGALHGACTMVGGDPDVIEPLHAVFKDISVEDGYLYTGPAGSGHFTKMVHNGIEYGMMQSIAEGFEVLSKSPFPMDYQAVAKMWNHGSVIRSWLMELTEDAFTKDPNLDSIKGKMFSSGEGKWTLETALDLEVPTPVIALSLLMRYRSLQEDTFTGKVVAALRNEFGGHAVEKK; this is encoded by the coding sequence ATGCATATTGGATTTATTGGTTTAGGCAAGATGGGTTATAACCTCGTCAGCAACTTGGTGGGGCATGGTCATACCGTGGTGGGTTACGACATAAATGAAGCACTGGTTGAGGCTGTGAAGCAGGAAGGAGCTCAAGGGGCCAATTCCCTACAAGACATGTATAATGCGCTTCCAGAGAAACGAGTCCTTTGGCTGATGATTCCGGCCGGGTCGTTGATCGATAAAGTGATCGAGCAATTGTTACAGGTTATGAATCCAGGGGATGTGGTGATTGACGGCGGAAACTCCCATTACAAAGATTCAATTCGGCGGCATGATTACCTGAAGCAGAAAGGAATTGGTTTTCTGGACTGTGGTACTAGTGGGGGTATGAGTGGAGCATTGCATGGAGCCTGTACCATGGTTGGTGGCGATCCAGATGTTATTGAGCCATTGCATGCGGTTTTTAAGGATATTTCGGTTGAAGATGGCTATCTCTATACCGGCCCAGCGGGCAGCGGCCATTTTACGAAGATGGTCCACAACGGTATCGAGTATGGCATGATGCAGTCGATCGCCGAAGGGTTCGAAGTATTATCCAAAAGTCCGTTCCCGATGGATTATCAGGCGGTTGCAAAAATGTGGAATCATGGCTCGGTTATTCGAAGCTGGCTGATGGAGCTGACAGAAGATGCATTTACGAAAGATCCTAACCTTGATTCGATAAAAGGGAAGATGTTTTCGTCGGGCGAAGGGAAATGGACGCTCGAGACAGCCCTCGATCTTGAGGTGCCAACACCCGTTATTGCCCTGTCGTTATTGATGCGTTATCGGTCATTGCAGGAGGATACGTTTACCGGAAAAGTGGTGGCCGCTTTACGGAATGAGTTTGGTGGACATGCCGTCGAGAAAAAATAA
- a CDS encoding tetratricopeptide repeat protein, translating to MQKLSVTALLLLFCAVGRLAVAQQTAADFFNEGVQKSNAKDYPGALQAFSTAIILNPENAPSYYNRALAKISLNDIQGANLDLDQAIDLNPNDANAYLYRGLNRTRQEDFRGAMQDFNRAIDLNPNDAILYYQRGLCRLQINYTNSALADFNKAAGLAPTDANILTARGNCKMQLNDYKGALADYGLALEKMPNKTQALSGRGYARFKLEDYKGSMADFNRAIELSKDEADLYYRRGLVKSRLSEFENAIADFDKTIQLSPNHHKALFSRGFAKSRLNTTKQAISDLDKAIETGSATNQNKAYYSDFITTSTLPLFGSVVQDRYKVVELADDRSDAFLVRGILKNAAGDGKLALQDLNRAVELNPTNAEAYFIRGIVRSSLGDQRGSMIDCNSTIKLNPRHAEAYYLRGIIRYDSGDEANACIDMSRAGELGYTEAYKIISAKCNSVHRATAAKL from the coding sequence ATGCAAAAATTATCCGTAACTGCCTTACTGTTACTCTTCTGCGCAGTGGGACGACTGGCTGTCGCTCAGCAAACGGCGGCTGACTTTTTCAACGAAGGCGTTCAGAAAAGTAACGCTAAAGACTACCCCGGCGCTTTACAGGCTTTTTCGACAGCCATCATTCTGAATCCTGAAAATGCACCCAGCTACTATAACCGAGCATTAGCCAAAATCAGCTTAAATGATATTCAGGGCGCTAACCTCGACCTCGATCAGGCCATTGACCTTAATCCCAACGATGCCAATGCGTATTTATATCGAGGGTTAAACCGAACTCGTCAGGAGGATTTTCGGGGAGCTATGCAGGATTTCAACCGGGCCATTGACCTTAATCCCAACGATGCCATACTCTACTATCAACGCGGTCTATGTCGTCTTCAGATCAACTATACCAATAGTGCTCTGGCCGATTTTAATAAAGCGGCTGGGCTTGCTCCTACCGATGCCAATATTCTGACCGCTCGAGGTAACTGCAAAATGCAGTTGAACGACTACAAAGGCGCTTTGGCCGATTATGGGTTGGCGCTGGAAAAAATGCCCAACAAAACCCAGGCTCTGAGCGGTCGTGGCTATGCCCGTTTTAAACTGGAAGATTACAAAGGCTCGATGGCCGACTTCAACCGGGCCATTGAACTCAGTAAAGACGAAGCTGACTTATACTATCGGCGTGGCCTGGTCAAGTCCCGCTTGAGTGAATTTGAGAACGCAATAGCCGATTTCGACAAAACAATCCAGCTAAGCCCCAACCACCATAAAGCTCTTTTTAGTCGTGGCTTTGCCAAGAGCCGTCTGAATACGACGAAACAGGCGATCAGCGATCTCGACAAAGCCATTGAAACGGGATCGGCCACCAACCAGAACAAGGCGTATTACAGCGATTTTATCACAACCAGTACCTTACCTTTATTTGGCTCTGTTGTACAGGATCGATATAAAGTGGTCGAACTTGCCGATGACCGTTCAGATGCTTTTTTAGTGCGAGGTATATTGAAAAATGCGGCTGGCGATGGCAAACTAGCTTTACAGGACTTAAACCGTGCCGTAGAACTGAATCCGACCAATGCCGAAGCCTACTTTATCCGGGGAATCGTTCGCTCTTCACTGGGCGACCAACGGGGCTCAATGATCGACTGCAACAGCACCATCAAATTGAATCCACGCCATGCAGAGGCTTATTATTTGCGGGGAATCATTCGTTACGATTCGGGAGATGAGGCTAATGCCTGTATCGATATGAGTCGGGCTGGCGAGCTGGGCTACACGGAGGCCTACAAAATTATTAGCGCTAAATGCAACTCTGTTCATCGGGCAACAGCCGCAAAATTGTAA
- a CDS encoding VanZ family protein translates to MKISPILARWLAIIWTIIMLIGCLTPHEELPDELLSWSDKLLHVLIFAPFTLLWALAGFPMGRVLIAGVLFGALIEILQYVLPINRSADWIDLLADSLGAVVGIGMAWLIPQRYRFV, encoded by the coding sequence ATGAAAATTTCGCCAATACTAGCTCGGTGGCTGGCTATAATCTGGACAATCATTATGCTGATTGGCTGTCTTACTCCTCATGAAGAGTTACCTGATGAGTTACTATCCTGGAGCGACAAACTGTTACATGTGCTTATTTTTGCGCCATTTACGCTGCTATGGGCACTGGCTGGTTTTCCTATGGGCCGAGTACTCATTGCTGGTGTACTTTTCGGCGCCCTGATCGAAATCCTTCAATATGTTCTGCCCATAAATCGAAGTGCTGATTGGATTGATCTGTTGGCCGATAGTCTGGGGGCTGTTGTCGGAATAGGTATGGCATGGCTAATTCCGCAGAGGTATCGATTCGTTTAA
- the gldF gene encoding gliding motility-associated ABC transporter permease subunit GldF, with translation MLAIFRKEINQFFSSPIAYIIMGVFLTAMGLLLWVFPDTSLLENGYADMGTFFNLTPYLLLFLVPAITMRSIADEVRLGTLEWLLTKPVSRWSIIGGKFLASWLLVIIVLLPTLLYYISLYKLGSPVGNIDSAGVFGSYTGLILLAGVFVAIGLWASSFNDNQVVAFVLGVFVSFLLYVGLSALAGLSVLGGIAYYLSLLALDEQYRSLGRGVIDSRNVIYLISVIVLFLLLTTNRLKSTL, from the coding sequence GTGCTGGCCATTTTTCGTAAAGAAATCAATCAATTTTTTTCGTCGCCCATTGCGTATATCATCATGGGCGTCTTTCTGACAGCTATGGGGCTGCTCCTGTGGGTGTTTCCAGATACGAGCCTACTGGAAAATGGGTATGCCGACATGGGTACGTTTTTCAATCTGACTCCCTACCTGCTGCTATTTCTGGTACCGGCTATCACGATGCGTTCCATTGCAGACGAAGTACGGCTTGGTACGTTAGAATGGCTATTGACAAAGCCCGTTAGCCGCTGGAGTATCATAGGGGGTAAGTTTCTGGCAAGCTGGCTGCTGGTAATCATTGTTCTGTTGCCAACGCTTCTTTATTATATTAGTCTTTATAAACTTGGTTCGCCCGTTGGGAATATCGACTCGGCAGGGGTGTTTGGTTCCTACACGGGTTTGATCTTACTAGCTGGTGTATTTGTGGCTATCGGCTTATGGGCCTCATCGTTCAACGATAATCAGGTGGTGGCCTTTGTCCTGGGTGTATTTGTAAGCTTTCTGCTGTATGTTGGGCTAAGTGCGCTGGCAGGCCTATCGGTACTGGGCGGTATAGCGTACTATTTATCTTTGTTGGCGTTAGACGAACAGTATCGATCGCTTGGGCGTGGGGTAATTGACAGTCGAAATGTTATTTATCTGATTAGCGTGATCGTGCTTTTTCTTCTTCTGACAACCAATCGATTAAAATCAACTTTATGA
- a CDS encoding DUF4199 domain-containing protein, which produces MEEKTSTTRVALKWALILAVVSIIYSIILFVTDSIGNRALGFVAYGLTIAAIIMAMREFRTLNGGFMTYGEGVGLGTLTAAISGFISSLFSVFYMTVIDTGIMTRAADKAREQMENQGMPDEQIDSAMSIMEKFQSPGILFAFGVIGSIFLGLIFSLIIAAFIRRNKNNPFE; this is translated from the coding sequence ATGGAAGAAAAGACCTCGACAACGCGTGTTGCCTTGAAGTGGGCACTAATATTGGCCGTAGTTTCCATTATTTACTCCATAATTCTGTTTGTTACGGATAGCATTGGTAATCGTGCGCTGGGTTTTGTTGCGTATGGATTGACCATTGCTGCGATTATCATGGCCATGCGTGAGTTCAGGACGCTCAATGGTGGCTTTATGACGTATGGAGAAGGTGTAGGCTTAGGGACTTTGACGGCCGCTATTTCTGGCTTTATCTCCAGCTTGTTTTCGGTATTCTACATGACCGTTATCGATACGGGTATTATGACACGTGCGGCTGATAAAGCCCGTGAGCAGATGGAGAACCAGGGAATGCCGGACGAACAGATCGATAGTGCCATGAGCATCATGGAAAAATTTCAGAGTCCCGGAATTTTGTTTGCATTTGGAGTTATTGGGTCGATCTTCTTAGGGCTGATTTTTTCATTGATTATTGCCGCGTTTATACGTCGAAACAAAAACAATCCGTTTGAATAA
- a CDS encoding DUF4199 domain-containing protein: protein MKSILNYFSHPLLKIPLLAGLVTGVLCFVYFLGLYALDIPPLGNIRVLDYGIHIIVMVGSVWYYRKYIGHGRLHLWEGLTIGYVINTVAALITGWLIYFFVTQVDPGVFAEYVANSKKLLLDGKKQITDQFGPETFAEQWKKASTMEPAVLLPDELTKKTALAVIPVLIISLIFRKQDYSVMQ, encoded by the coding sequence ATGAAAAGTATTCTCAATTATTTTAGTCATCCGTTGTTGAAGATCCCGCTTCTGGCGGGCCTAGTAACGGGTGTTTTGTGCTTTGTTTATTTCCTGGGTCTATATGCGCTGGACATTCCACCACTGGGTAATATCCGGGTATTGGATTATGGTATTCATATTATCGTGATGGTCGGTTCAGTCTGGTATTACCGAAAATACATTGGTCATGGGCGGCTGCATTTGTGGGAAGGGCTAACAATTGGTTATGTTATCAATACGGTGGCTGCGCTGATAACGGGCTGGCTTATTTATTTCTTTGTGACTCAGGTTGATCCGGGTGTGTTTGCTGAGTACGTTGCCAATTCGAAGAAACTTCTGCTGGATGGTAAAAAACAAATAACGGATCAATTCGGGCCCGAGACATTTGCCGAACAGTGGAAAAAAGCGAGTACGATGGAGCCTGCCGTACTGCTGCCCGATGAGCTTACTAAAAAAACAGCGCTGGCGGTGATACCCGTACTGATTATTTCGCTAATATTCCGTAAGCAGGATTACAGTGTTATGCAATAA
- a CDS encoding dihydroorotase, with the protein MQFLIRSARIVDTASSFDGQVVDILVDNGLIRQIGENLSADTDTPVIESDNLHVSSGWVDMRVLTQDPGYEHKEDLTSVCRAAAAGGFTDIAVLPNTQPVVDDKGTLGYVRRIAEGQPVTVHAIAAVTKKAAGEDFTEMLDLHRAGAVAFSDGTHPLQNPDLLLKTLQYLQPINGLLMNRPEEQLLTRFGQMHEGIQSTLLGLKGLPALAEELIIERDLRLLDYVLGEEGRGQKSEGLTSNTATTSDSTSAILHFSTISSARSVELIRQAKAAGAPVSCDVAVHQLVFDDSALANFDTNLKVNPPFRSAADVEALWAGLADGTIDAIVSDHSPQDAESKNLEFDQAEFGITGLETVFSVLITHNRQLPLAQLIEKLTVRPREILRLPAQSIAEGQFARLTLFDPTQTWVYDRTFSKSKNSPFLGRTFTGRVIGTVHQGQLIRTS; encoded by the coding sequence ATGCAATTTCTCATCCGTTCTGCCCGTATAGTCGATACTGCTTCGTCGTTCGACGGGCAGGTAGTTGATATTCTGGTTGACAACGGGCTGATTCGTCAAATTGGCGAAAATCTGTCTGCTGATACAGATACTCCGGTTATAGAATCGGATAATCTCCATGTCTCGTCGGGCTGGGTCGATATGCGCGTACTGACACAGGACCCAGGCTATGAGCATAAAGAAGACCTGACCAGCGTTTGTCGGGCCGCTGCTGCCGGTGGCTTTACGGATATAGCCGTACTGCCTAATACGCAGCCGGTAGTCGATGATAAAGGGACATTGGGCTATGTCCGTCGCATCGCCGAAGGACAACCCGTTACGGTACATGCCATTGCGGCCGTTACGAAAAAGGCTGCCGGTGAGGACTTTACGGAGATGCTCGATCTGCATCGGGCAGGCGCTGTGGCATTTTCGGACGGAACGCACCCCCTTCAAAATCCGGATTTACTCCTTAAAACCCTGCAGTACCTTCAGCCTATCAACGGCTTGCTAATGAATCGGCCGGAGGAGCAATTACTGACTCGCTTTGGACAGATGCACGAAGGTATCCAAAGTACTCTATTAGGCTTGAAAGGTTTGCCCGCTCTGGCCGAAGAACTGATCATTGAACGCGACCTTCGGTTGCTCGACTATGTGCTTGGAGAAGAGGGGAGAGGCCAAAAGAGTGAAGGGTTGACTAGTAATACCGCTACTACCTCAGATTCTACGTCCGCTATCCTTCATTTTTCCACTATTTCCTCCGCTCGTTCGGTCGAATTGATTCGACAGGCAAAAGCGGCTGGTGCTCCTGTGAGTTGTGATGTGGCCGTACACCAACTGGTTTTTGATGACTCGGCCCTTGCTAACTTTGACACCAACCTGAAGGTAAATCCACCGTTTCGGTCGGCTGCTGACGTAGAGGCACTTTGGGCTGGTTTGGCCGATGGTACTATTGACGCGATTGTATCAGACCATTCGCCACAGGATGCCGAAAGCAAAAATCTGGAATTCGATCAGGCTGAGTTTGGCATTACCGGATTGGAGACGGTTTTTTCGGTACTCATAACCCATAATCGGCAGTTGCCCCTGGCTCAATTGATCGAGAAACTTACCGTTCGCCCACGCGAAATTCTTCGGTTACCAGCGCAATCGATCGCTGAAGGGCAGTTTGCCCGTCTGACGCTTTTTGATCCTACGCAAACGTGGGTTTACGATCGTACGTTCTCTAAATCGAAAAACTCGCCGTTTCTTGGCCGTACATTTACAGGACGCGTTATCGGTACTGTGCATCAGGGCCAATTGATCCGTACATCATGA
- the gcvH gene encoding glycine cleavage system protein GcvH, with translation MNFPAELSYTEDHEWIRIEEDGTAVVGITDFAQHELGDIIFVDINTVGQTLAKGEVFGAVEAVKTVSDLFLPIEGEILELNPAVEKKPELLNTDPYGEGWIVRLKPADGTQKDELLTADAYQKLVGA, from the coding sequence ATGAATTTTCCTGCAGAACTGAGTTATACGGAGGATCACGAGTGGATTCGGATAGAAGAAGACGGTACGGCCGTAGTTGGTATTACGGATTTCGCGCAGCATGAACTGGGCGATATTATTTTCGTCGACATCAACACCGTTGGCCAAACGCTGGCAAAAGGTGAGGTTTTCGGGGCTGTAGAAGCCGTTAAAACGGTATCAGACCTGTTCTTGCCAATTGAAGGTGAAATTCTGGAGTTGAATCCAGCGGTTGAGAAAAAGCCCGAACTACTCAATACCGATCCATATGGCGAAGGCTGGATTGTCCGCCTGAAACCGGCCGATGGTACTCAGAAAGATGAGTTGCTGACAGCTGATGCGTACCAGAAACTGGTAGGTGCGTGA
- a CDS encoding aldo/keto reductase, with amino-acid sequence MKYNQLGNTGVLVSELCLGTMTFGGNGYWKAMGELQQNAVNDIVKTAVDNGINFIDTANVYSFGESERLLGQAIKSLGLSRDELVIATKVRGRMGEGKNQVGLGRFQIMQQIEGSLKRLQMDHVDLYQIHGFDPITPLEETMRGLEDVVRSGKVRYIGCSNLAAWQVMKANGIAEKYGWTKFISTQNYYSIAGRDIENEIVPMVQDQHMAILPWSPLAGGFLSGKYTRDNKPEGDSRRLEFNFPPVNQERAYDIIDVMQTIGEAHGVSVARVALAWVLAQPAVTSVIIGAKNTDQLLDNIKAVEVSLTNEQLEQLDQVSGNPKPYPQWMIQRQSSDRLGAYNFTPPSIVVK; translated from the coding sequence ATGAAATACAACCAGCTTGGAAATACCGGCGTGTTAGTTTCTGAACTATGCCTGGGAACAATGACCTTTGGTGGAAATGGCTACTGGAAAGCCATGGGTGAATTGCAGCAGAATGCCGTCAATGATATTGTGAAAACGGCAGTCGATAACGGCATTAATTTTATTGATACGGCCAATGTGTATTCATTCGGAGAATCCGAACGGTTGCTGGGGCAGGCCATTAAGTCGCTCGGCTTATCGCGCGATGAACTCGTCATTGCAACGAAAGTACGCGGCCGCATGGGCGAAGGCAAAAATCAGGTTGGCTTAGGCCGGTTCCAGATCATGCAGCAAATCGAAGGGAGTCTGAAACGTCTTCAGATGGACCACGTTGATCTCTATCAGATTCATGGCTTCGACCCCATTACCCCACTGGAAGAAACCATGCGCGGGCTGGAAGATGTGGTGCGAAGTGGTAAAGTACGCTATATTGGTTGCTCCAACCTAGCGGCCTGGCAGGTGATGAAAGCCAACGGCATTGCCGAAAAATATGGCTGGACAAAATTTATCTCCACCCAGAATTATTACTCCATTGCGGGTCGCGATATTGAAAACGAAATTGTACCGATGGTGCAGGACCAGCATATGGCCATTCTACCCTGGAGTCCGCTGGCAGGTGGATTTCTCTCAGGAAAATATACCCGTGATAACAAGCCCGAAGGCGACTCGCGACGGCTGGAGTTTAATTTTCCACCCGTCAATCAGGAGCGGGCATATGATATAATCGACGTTATGCAGACTATTGGCGAAGCGCATGGTGTGTCGGTCGCCCGTGTTGCGCTGGCTTGGGTGCTGGCTCAACCGGCTGTTACAAGCGTAATCATCGGCGCTAAAAATACCGATCAACTGCTGGACAATATTAAAGCGGTAGAAGTGAGCCTGACGAACGAACAGCTCGAACAACTCGACCAGGTAAGTGGCAATCCCAAACCCTATCCACAATGGATGATTCAACGGCAAAGCAGCGATCGGCTGGGAGCGTATAATTTTACACCGCCCTCTATTGTCGTGAAGTAA